Proteins from one Leptonema illini DSM 21528 genomic window:
- a CDS encoding ABC transporter substrate-binding protein yields the protein MGPRRIVCLTEEPTELLYLLGEEDRIVGISVYAKRPERAAKEKPKVSSFIAGNVEKIAALRPDLIIGFSDIQANLARDLISAGLPVLITNQRSLEEILETMQMLGCLVGAAEKTGRLIGEWKRNLDRFAVQGRQLADQVGTPTALFMEWEDPFITGIRWVSELIELLGARDVFASLKEKTLAKDRIVTLEQARATEADVLIGSWCGKPMNRQWIQDHLSTLPAVQSGRVHEIESEIILQPGPALFTDGAPAMLEALYSARY from the coding sequence GTGGGACCTCGCCGAATCGTCTGCCTGACCGAAGAACCGACCGAGCTTCTGTATTTGCTCGGCGAAGAAGATCGTATTGTAGGAATTTCCGTCTATGCGAAACGGCCCGAACGAGCGGCAAAGGAGAAGCCAAAGGTTTCTTCGTTTATCGCCGGCAACGTTGAAAAAATCGCCGCTCTCAGGCCCGATCTCATCATCGGTTTCAGCGATATTCAGGCGAACCTTGCCCGTGATCTGATCTCTGCCGGCCTGCCTGTGCTCATCACGAACCAGCGCAGCCTTGAAGAGATCCTCGAAACGATGCAGATGCTCGGCTGTCTTGTCGGTGCGGCAGAAAAGACCGGGCGGCTGATCGGCGAGTGGAAGCGGAATCTGGATCGCTTTGCCGTGCAGGGCAGGCAACTGGCAGATCAGGTCGGAACTCCGACGGCCCTTTTTATGGAGTGGGAGGATCCCTTTATTACCGGCATTCGATGGGTGTCGGAGCTGATCGAGCTGCTTGGCGCCCGGGACGTCTTTGCGTCATTGAAGGAAAAGACGCTGGCAAAAGACCGTATCGTCACGCTCGAACAGGCGCGGGCGACCGAGGCCGATGTGCTCATCGGTTCCTGGTGCGGGAAGCCGATGAACAGGCAATGGATTCAAGATCATCTGAGCACTTTGCCGGCTGTGCAATCTGGCCGGGTGCATGAGATCGAATCCGAGATCATTCTACAACCCGGGCCGGCGCTCTTTACCGATGGAGCTCCGGCAATGCTTGAAGCGCTTTATTCTGCACGTTACTGA
- the acs gene encoding acetate--CoA ligase, producing MFESKKYAPSEEFVRNSNLTKDQYEEMYKKSISDPEGFWGEQAERLTWFKKWDKVLEHDFANAKVEWFKGGKLNVAYNCLDRHLQTPAKNKAAIIWVGDKPGETRTYTYQQLHREVSLHANVLKRFGIKRGDRVLIYLPMIPELAIFALACTRIGAVHSVVFGGFSPESLQSRIDDAKPSLIVTSDAGFRGGRIIDMKKNIDEALQRSEHKVQHVIVAERVGNETYTVWNEGRDHHLRDILNSPDLSDECPPEEMDAEDPLFILYTSGSTGKPKGVLHTTGGYLLGANMTFNYVFDHKPDDTFWCTADIGWVTGHSYILYGPLSNGATSLMFEGVPSYPDAGRFWQICDKFGVTVFYTAPTAIRALMREGVKWVEKHRLNTLRLLGSVGEPINPEAWEWYYHNVGKGRCPVVDTWWQTETGSIMISPLPGAIDAKPGSATKPFFGIEPVIVDNDGKELEGAASGNLCIKQPWPSMMRGVYGDPERFFNTYFVQFKGYYFTGDGANRDEDGYYWITGRVDDVLNVSGHRLGSAEVESALVEHQSVAEAAVVGYPHDIKGQGIYAYVTVKNGVHTNDELKKELLELVAEKIGKIARPDVIHWAPGLPKTRSGKIMRRILRKIAEGEFSNLGDISTLADPSVVATLVEDKQKYHS from the coding sequence ATGTTCGAATCAAAAAAATACGCTCCATCGGAAGAGTTTGTTCGGAATAGCAACCTGACGAAAGATCAGTACGAGGAGATGTACAAAAAGTCCATCTCGGACCCCGAAGGCTTCTGGGGGGAGCAGGCAGAACGTCTTACATGGTTCAAAAAATGGGATAAGGTTCTGGAGCATGACTTCGCCAACGCTAAGGTTGAGTGGTTCAAAGGCGGCAAACTGAACGTAGCCTATAACTGTCTTGATCGTCATCTGCAAACGCCCGCAAAAAACAAAGCGGCCATCATCTGGGTAGGCGACAAACCCGGCGAAACGAGAACCTACACCTATCAGCAGCTTCATCGTGAGGTCAGCCTGCACGCCAACGTACTCAAACGTTTCGGAATCAAGCGCGGCGATCGCGTGCTTATCTATCTTCCTATGATTCCCGAGCTTGCCATTTTTGCTCTGGCATGTACCCGTATCGGTGCCGTGCATTCCGTGGTATTCGGCGGATTCTCGCCTGAGTCGTTACAGAGCCGTATCGACGACGCCAAGCCTTCTTTGATCGTCACTTCCGATGCAGGATTTCGCGGCGGTCGTATCATCGACATGAAAAAGAATATCGATGAGGCGCTTCAGAGGTCCGAGCATAAGGTGCAGCATGTCATCGTCGCCGAGCGTGTGGGTAACGAAACCTACACCGTATGGAACGAAGGTCGCGACCATCACCTGCGCGATATTCTGAACAGCCCCGACCTCTCTGACGAATGCCCGCCTGAAGAGATGGATGCAGAAGATCCGCTTTTCATTCTCTATACGTCGGGTTCCACCGGCAAGCCCAAGGGCGTTCTTCATACGACGGGCGGCTATCTGCTCGGCGCCAACATGACCTTCAACTATGTCTTCGATCACAAACCAGACGATACGTTCTGGTGCACTGCCGACATCGGATGGGTAACGGGCCATAGCTACATTCTTTACGGACCGCTTTCGAATGGCGCGACGTCTCTTATGTTCGAAGGCGTTCCTTCGTATCCCGATGCGGGTCGATTCTGGCAGATCTGCGACAAGTTCGGCGTCACCGTATTCTATACGGCTCCGACGGCCATCCGTGCGCTGATGCGCGAAGGCGTGAAGTGGGTCGAAAAGCACCGTCTGAACACGCTGCGACTGCTTGGATCGGTGGGCGAACCTATCAACCCGGAGGCATGGGAATGGTATTACCATAATGTAGGTAAAGGCCGTTGTCCCGTCGTCGATACATGGTGGCAGACCGAAACGGGTTCTATCATGATCTCTCCGCTTCCGGGAGCGATCGACGCGAAGCCTGGTTCGGCAACGAAGCCATTCTTCGGCATTGAACCGGTCATCGTCGATAACGACGGAAAAGAGCTCGAAGGAGCGGCATCGGGTAACCTCTGCATCAAGCAGCCGTGGCCGTCGATGATGCGCGGAGTCTATGGAGATCCGGAGCGTTTCTTCAACACCTATTTCGTGCAGTTCAAGGGTTATTATTTCACCGGTGACGGTGCAAACCGCGATGAAGACGGATACTACTGGATCACCGGTCGTGTGGACGACGTTCTTAACGTGTCGGGCCACCGTCTCGGCTCGGCCGAGGTCGAATCGGCTCTTGTAGAGCATCAGTCCGTCGCCGAAGCGGCCGTTGTGGGGTATCCGCATGACATCAAGGGTCAGGGAATCTACGCCTATGTGACCGTGAAAAACGGCGTTCATACGAACGACGAGCTGAAGAAGGAGCTTCTTGAGCTTGTGGCCGAGAAGATCGGTAAGATCGCTCGTCCGGACGTCATCCACTGGGCGCCGGGCCTTCCGAAAACGCGATCGGGCAAGATCATGCGTCGTATTCTGCGTAAGATCGCCGAGGGCGAGTTCTCGAACCTGGGCGACATCTCGACGCTTGCTGATCCGTCGGTCGTGGCGACGCTTGTCGAAGACAAGCAGAAGTATCACAGCTGA
- a CDS encoding M23 family metallopeptidase produces the protein MKRKLFFIAPLLFLSSLLVAQSPPRHTLRIGPTVMHAPKGWRPATAQRREFDFGEHRLIVFSRSFSRGDLCYVEIVRRPASKASPKSEEQTAEKDAHTENPRSERASQTEKIGEAVDLIEHHLYYKGSIQRQVHLHAFSDGWQGLFLIPPDQNGDTYLTWTQKVKADTRKDVFHLPVHLKSFPESKSVLPFAKEFVDPDKSKAAVLAKRLEEERAMKGRAFSHRSAWAFTNELSHPRDMHYITSPFYASRLNQRYKDEGGKRTYLPPVRSIHRGLDFRGVTGAPIFAIAPGTVVLAHDMHFEGGFTLVDHGNGIFTGYMHQHRIHVKVGDTVKAGQLIGDVGATGMVTGAHLHLAIWVQGIPGDPLSLLSLPLR, from the coding sequence ATGAAACGAAAACTCTTTTTTATTGCACCTCTGCTTTTCCTGTCTTCTCTGCTGGTGGCCCAGAGCCCTCCTCGTCATACGTTGCGCATCGGTCCGACGGTGATGCATGCGCCGAAGGGCTGGCGACCGGCGACGGCACAGCGTCGTGAGTTCGATTTCGGCGAACACAGGCTTATCGTCTTTTCGCGCTCTTTCTCGCGAGGCGACCTCTGCTATGTAGAGATCGTAAGACGCCCCGCTTCGAAGGCCAGCCCGAAATCCGAAGAGCAAACCGCTGAAAAAGACGCTCACACCGAAAACCCGCGCTCAGAACGGGCGTCTCAAACGGAAAAGATAGGAGAAGCGGTGGATCTCATCGAGCATCATCTCTATTATAAAGGCTCCATACAGAGACAGGTCCATCTGCATGCCTTTTCAGATGGATGGCAGGGACTGTTCTTGATTCCGCCCGATCAGAACGGCGATACGTATCTTACATGGACGCAGAAGGTTAAGGCCGATACGCGCAAAGACGTCTTCCATCTTCCCGTGCATCTGAAAAGCTTTCCCGAATCGAAAAGCGTGCTTCCTTTCGCGAAAGAGTTCGTCGATCCCGATAAGAGCAAGGCGGCGGTTCTTGCAAAGAGGCTTGAAGAGGAGCGAGCGATGAAAGGTCGCGCCTTTTCTCATCGCTCGGCCTGGGCCTTTACGAATGAGCTATCACATCCGCGCGATATGCATTATATCACGTCTCCTTTTTATGCAAGTCGTCTGAATCAGCGGTATAAAGACGAAGGAGGTAAGCGCACCTATCTGCCGCCGGTGCGGTCTATTCACAGAGGCCTTGATTTTCGCGGCGTTACGGGCGCTCCGATCTTTGCCATAGCGCCTGGAACGGTGGTGCTCGCGCACGACATGCATTTCGAGGGCGGATTCACATTAGTCGACCACGGTAACGGTATCTTTACGGGTTATATGCACCAGCATCGCATACACGTGAAAGTGGGCGATACGGTGAAGGCCGGTCAGCTGATCGGCGACGTCGGAGCGACGGGAATGGTAACGGGAGCCCATCTGCACCTGGCGATCTGGGTGCAGGGTATTCCCGGCGATCCGCTCAGTCTGCTTTCTCTTCCGTTGCGGTGA
- a CDS encoding thioredoxin family protein, translated as MNTSLSKISAAVSLLLLAFFSLFFCGRPPASGISWNTDLEKNRPDGMLSSLSALAKKEDRPLLLYFHADWCSNCHELEELLAAEFADSIAAGWIPVRIDITDSAIWEGPALDLFGVYGAPALAFVDRQGNVQKRLTLVGAHPPRRALQSVLDQLSAR; from the coding sequence ATGAACACTTCTCTCTCTAAGATCTCAGCCGCTGTATCGCTTCTTCTTCTCGCATTCTTCAGCCTCTTTTTTTGCGGCCGGCCGCCCGCTTCAGGCATTTCCTGGAATACCGATCTTGAAAAGAATCGCCCTGACGGAATGTTATCATCGCTGTCTGCTCTTGCAAAAAAAGAGGATCGTCCGCTTTTGCTTTACTTCCATGCCGACTGGTGCTCAAACTGCCATGAGCTTGAAGAACTGCTCGCCGCTGAGTTTGCTGATTCTATCGCCGCCGGCTGGATTCCCGTTCGCATAGACATCACCGACTCCGCCATCTGGGAAGGCCCGGCCCTTGATCTGTTCGGCGTCTATGGCGCACCGGCTCTGGCATTCGTCGATCGGCAGGGCAACGTCCAGAAGCGCCTGACCCTTGTCGGTGCACATCCTCCGCGACGGGCGCTGCAATCCGTACTCGATCAACTCTCCGCAAGGTAG
- the bioD gene encoding dethiobiotin synthase: MARKALIIAGTDTDAGKTVISGSLLRQYGPLNDNLYYWKPVQTGYPKDDDTATVRRISRCDRVIAGLRFTEPLSPHLAAELEDKSIEPESILEAFHSMDHDLILEGAGGLLVPLNRNTLWIDVLAEMDSPVLLVARTGLGTINHTLLSLEALRHHQIPVVGIAFSGPKERSTEDNMRTIADFSGLPVFGPIRYDDAAKLQIDPTGLLRHLLLA; encoded by the coding sequence ATGGCCCGCAAAGCACTGATCATCGCCGGAACCGACACCGATGCAGGCAAGACCGTCATCAGCGGCTCGCTGCTGCGGCAGTACGGTCCGCTGAACGACAATCTCTATTACTGGAAACCCGTGCAGACGGGTTATCCGAAGGATGACGATACGGCGACCGTGCGCCGGATCTCGCGCTGCGATCGCGTCATCGCCGGCCTGCGTTTCACAGAGCCGCTCAGTCCGCATCTTGCCGCCGAGCTTGAAGACAAAAGCATCGAACCGGAATCGATTCTCGAAGCGTTTCATAGCATGGACCATGATCTGATTCTTGAAGGCGCCGGCGGCCTGCTTGTTCCGCTCAATCGAAATACGCTCTGGATCGACGTTCTTGCCGAAATGGATTCGCCCGTTCTGCTTGTGGCGCGGACCGGACTGGGCACGATCAATCACACACTGCTGAGTCTCGAAGCCCTGCGTCATCACCAGATTCCCGTCGTCGGCATCGCCTTTTCTGGCCCTAAAGAACGCTCAACCGAAGACAATATGCGCACGATCGCCGATTTCAGCGGCCTTCCTGTCTTCGGTCCAATACGGTACGACGATGCGGCAAAGTTGCAGATCGATCCCACGGGCCTGCTGCGCCACCTCCTGCTTGCTTGA
- a CDS encoding LEA type 2 family protein: MLFTRRLTLLASMAMIALLPSCSLFQKILANAQPEFKINAFTVKDLSLESITFHIDAELLNHLPVPLPQSLLKLDVKINDQPLTKMQSGPISVKAGASTPVPLDLTLKYADLYRIVRSMSLVESFKVGFQGAADFPVTLPGMPEKISVPFNVEKTVPSFLPDVTIDSVQIRRPDLSSLVSSVFKDEIPLGMDVDLTVNNRGGAKFNFDQMGYTMMLGGSRVFEGKTTSAEAGPDGKSSKIRISTDVPLKESVKAILPLLKGSAINYELKGTAAFKFAGVDLSELKLPLNKTGSIGF; this comes from the coding sequence ATGCTGTTCACACGACGTCTGACGCTTCTTGCCTCGATGGCAATGATCGCCCTGCTGCCCTCCTGCTCCCTCTTTCAGAAGATACTCGCGAACGCCCAACCGGAGTTCAAGATCAACGCCTTTACGGTCAAAGATCTCAGTCTTGAATCGATTACCTTTCACATCGACGCCGAGCTTCTCAATCATCTTCCCGTTCCTCTTCCGCAGAGCCTGCTCAAGCTTGATGTGAAGATCAACGACCAGCCGCTTACAAAGATGCAGAGCGGCCCGATCTCGGTTAAAGCCGGAGCATCGACTCCCGTTCCTCTTGATCTGACGCTGAAGTACGCCGATCTCTATCGCATCGTGAGGTCGATGAGCCTTGTCGAATCGTTCAAGGTCGGATTTCAGGGAGCGGCCGATTTTCCCGTCACTCTTCCCGGAATGCCCGAGAAGATCAGCGTTCCTTTTAACGTTGAGAAGACAGTGCCTTCATTCTTACCCGACGTCACCATCGATTCCGTGCAGATCCGCCGACCTGATCTGAGTTCCCTTGTAAGCTCGGTCTTTAAAGACGAGATTCCGCTTGGCATGGATGTCGACCTTACCGTGAACAATCGTGGAGGGGCGAAATTCAACTTTGATCAGATGGGTTATACAATGATGCTCGGCGGCAGCCGCGTCTTCGAAGGTAAGACGACTTCGGCCGAGGCCGGCCCCGACGGGAAATCCTCGAAAATACGGATCAGCACGGACGTGCCGCTCAAAGAATCGGTAAAGGCTATCCTTCCTCTGCTAAAAGGAAGTGCGATTAACTATGAGTTGAAGGGAACGGCAGCCTTCAAATTCGCCGGCGTGGATCTAAGCGAGTTGAAGCTGCCGCTTAACAAAACCGGTTCAATCGGCTTTTGA